In Pseudosulfitobacter pseudonitzschiae, the sequence CGTCCGCCGAGACCAACTCAAGCCGCTCGGGTGCATCGCCCTGCTCCACCCAGATTTGCAGTGCCGAGAACATCTCGTCGCGCCCCGACGCTGGCTGCGGCACGGGCACAGCGGGTCCACCTTCCGACCGCCCGCTGTGTGTGAAGCCTGGAATCAGGTAGAAGCGAAAGAACGGTTGCACGGTCTCAGCTCCGCCCATCTCGGCCATGACCTGTTCGTAGTAATGGATCGCGCCTTGCGCCGGAATGTATTCATCCGCTAGCCCCTGATACATCACCATCTTGCCTCCTGCTGCGGCGAATTCAGCCAAGTCGGGATCATTCGTGTTGATGTGACTGAACTCGGATTGTAGCCGCACGCCCTCCGCCTGTGCATTTGCCAGACCGGCATAGCCAAGAGTCTCGCGCCAAAGGTTCTCGCCGTCTCCGATTTCATTCTTGAAGAACTCGCTGCCGAGCGTGGGGTCCTGCAACGACAGGGCGGTCTGGTCGGCAGCCAGGACGAGGCCCGGCGCGCCACCGGCCGACGTCGTGGCTAAGTTGGTGTCACGGGTCCAGCCGAACCATAGCCTGTCGTCAGAAAGCGTGAGTTCTGCGCCATGATCTGTCTGCGGGTCCGGCGCGCCGCCGTCTGCCGTCTGGCCATACCAGATCTTGTTGATAACCCCCGCTTCGGCGGGAGTCAGGCATGTCTCGGCACCACCCTCTGAACCGTTGCCCCCGTCCGCACAGATCAGATTGTCATCTTCGGTCACGTCATAGCTGCAAGCCAGCGGGTCGATGAGGAACCCCAGTTCCGCACCTCCGCACGCCGCGATCGCGGCCTCGGTGGCTGTGGACAGCTTCTCGGGCGAGATCAGCTGGCCGAGGTCTTCCAGCATCGCGATCTGAGCATAGAGATTTGCCGTGTGGTATCTGGTCCAGTTGATAGCCGGAGAGCCGACAAGGATGCCGTCGAAATCCTCTGGGTAGGCCTGCGCCAGCTTCAAGCCTTGGCGGCCGCCGGTCGAAAAGCCGTCCCAGTATGCATATTCGTGTGGTCGCCCGTAATAGAGCCGGGTCAGCGCCTTGGTCTTTTCAGCCAGCTCATGCAGGCTGCGCTCGGAGAAGTCCTGCCAACCGACGGAACTGATGCTGCCATCAGGGTTCATGGCGAATGAGGGGTCGATGACCGATCCGACATGACCGTTGTCGGATGTTGCAACCACGAACCCTTGGGCCGCTGCGGCCGCATGCAGATCGTCGCTGGCGATGACGGAGAGACTCGTCTGCGGCGTCCCCGACCAGCCGCTGTTGCCGTAGGCACGGATGCGTTTGTTCCAGCTAACGGGAGTCGGCAGCAGAACTTCAATGCCGATTCCCGCCGAGGTGGATGGCGCTCCTTCGGGTCCTGGATTCCCGGGGCCAACCAGGAGCTTGACCAGACAAAGATCGGTTCCGGCAACGGGAATTGTAGCATTCGAACCGCCCTCAACCACCTCGGCGCCTGAGGCACCGCCCGGATCAAGAAGCAGCTGCTCGCCTTGCCTAAACGACTTCACGAGCAAAGCTTCGGTATCAGGCATTTCAGCGATCGAGGCCATGAGGCCGTCGTCGCAGGACGCCGCGCCGGAGGTCTCTGATTGCTGGGCCTCGGCGATGCCGAGAGACGCAAGCAAGGCGATGCTGGCAGTGGCCAGTGCGAGTATGCCGGAACTTCGGCGCCTTGTTTCCTTCGGACTGTCCGCAAAAGCCGCAGACTTGGCGTTCCGGGTCTTGAGTGCATGCTCCATTTCGGTCCTCCTGTTCAGCGTTTCGCGGACCAAGTCAGTCCGTGCCCTGGATAAGAAACTGACAGGAACGCCATTTATTTCAAGAACCCACCAAAAGGTGCGTTACTCCTAATTGTGAAACGGAGCCGGATGGCGAATGCGCTGTTGCTCAATCCAGATCAAAGGCGTCGGCAAGGAGAACCCGACGAGATCTTCGTCAGACAAGTTCTCACGAGCCTGAAACAGGTTCGCCTCGCATTTCGCTGCGTAGGAAGGCCCAGTCAACCAGCGCTTCTATCGCCGGGCCAAGAGCGAGGCCCATGTCACTGAGCGCATACTCGACCTTAGGCGGAACCTCGGGGTAGACTTTGCGGGTAACTATGCCGTCCTTTTCCAGATCCTTGAGCTGTTGGATGAGCATCTTCTGGTTCACGCCTTCGACCCGACGCTCAAGTTCAGAAAACCGCAACGGAGCCTTGGCGGCGAAGAGCTGAACGATGATGACGATCTTCCACTTGCCTTCGAGCACGCGCAGCGTTTCACTCGAAGCTGCGGCCCAGACAAGCTGTTGCTTGGGGTCTTCGCACCGCCAATCTCGCTCCATGTAACTTACCTTTTGGTTGGTAACCCACTTTTTGGTGGGTTCTTGCGTAATCCTGACTTGCTCCTCATTTAGCATCTTAACTGAATGTTTGTAAGACCCGGCACTGCCAAGAAAGCGATTATGAAACAACGACAGATAATTATCGGAATGCACCTGGGAAACGGCTACGGTTCGCAGCCCGGAGCCTGGCGCATGCCGGGGGTGGATCCGAAAAGCTACGTCAGCTTCGATGCGAAAGTCCGGCAGGCGAAGGCGGCAGAGCGGGGAAAGTTCCAGTTTCTTTTCCTGCCGGACGGTCCGAGCCAGATGGTCGACATCGACAACGAAGCCCCGAACTTCAACCTCGACGTCATGCTCACGCTGGCTGCAATCGCGCGCGAGACCAGCCGCATCGGTCTGATCGCGACCGGCTCCACCACCTTCAGCGAACCCTACAACCTGGCCCGGCAGTTCAAGGCGCTGGACATCATGAGCCATGGCAGGGCCGGCTGGAATGCCGTCACATCCAGCGGGGAGGACGTGGCCGCGAACTATGGCCAGCGGATACCGTCCAGCGCCGATCGCTATGGCCGTGCGGACGAGATGGTCCGGCTGGTGCAGGCTCTCTGGGGCAGCTGGGGGCAAGATGCATGGGTGCATGATCAGGCAACTGGGCAATTCGCCAAGGGTGACGACGTCGTCCCGATCAACCTTGGCGGAAAATATGTGGCCTCCCGCGGACCTCTCTACATTCCACCGTCCGAGCAGGGACAGCCTGTTGTCGTCCATGCGGGCGGCAGCCCGAACGCGCATGCTTTGGCAGGACGCTATGCAAGCGTTGCGATCGGCGCGAGCTTCACGATCGAGGATGCGCGCGCCCAACGGGCTGCCTTCCGTGCAGGAGCAGAACGTGCCGGCCGCGACCCTGATGAGATAAAGTATTTTCCTGGCCTGATGACGACAATCGCAAAGGACCGGCGCACGGCCCTTGATCGCCGGATTGCGATGACGGGGCGGACGTTTCCGCAGCGCACAGCCTATCTGCAGCAAATGCTGGGCGTGCGGCTCGATCCGGCGCGCCTCGACGATCCGATATCGCCGGACCAGCTGGCCGCAGCCCGTCCTTCGCCGCATGACCCCCGATCGGCTCATGCGCTGAAGATCGCGCGGCAGGGGTGGAGCCTGCGCGATGTGCTGGCCCATGGCGTGATTGACTACCACCCTGTCATTGCGGGACCCGCCGTTGAGGCGGCTGACCACATGCAGGAATGGTTCGAGGCCGAAGCTGCAGACGGCTTCTGGATCTCACCTGACATCTATGAAGACGGCGTCGATGCCTTCGTCGACGGGGTGGTGCCCATCCTGCAAGAGCGGGGGCTATTCCACACCGACTACGAGAGCGCCACACTGCGCGGTCATCTCGGCGCTCCCGCGCAGTATGGACCCGACCCGCGCGTCATGGATTGAGACCATAACCTCACAACACGAAAGGAAGCGACATGAAAATAGGAATTATCGGCATCGGGAACATCGGTGGCACCCTGGCCCGTAAGTTACGCGCGGCGGGACATGAGGTGCGCGTTGCGAACTCGAGGGGAGCCGACGCGGTCAGGGACTTCGCCGCAGAAATTGACGCCGTCGCGGCCGATGTCCGCGGCGCAGTGAAGACAGCTAACGCGATCATTCTGTCGATCCCGCTGCCCGCCCTGAGCGAGCTGCCCGCGGATCTTTTCGATAGCGTCCCCGCAGACGTCCCGATCATCGACACCAGCAACTACTATCCGGGAATGCGCGATCCCCAGATTCCGGAGTTGGATGAAGGAAAGGTCGAAAGCATCTGGGTTTCGGAGCAGATCGGCCGTCCGGTCATCAAGGCGTTCAACAACATCCTCGCGGAGTCGCTGGCTAACAAGGGCTGCAAGGAAGGCGCGCGCGAACGTCTGGCCGTAGGGGTGGCGGGCGACGATGCCGATGCGAAGCGCATTGCCATGGAGATCGTGAACGCAGTCGGATTCGATCCGGTAGATACCGGATCGCTGGCTGACAGCTGGCGTCATCAGCCTGGCACACCCGGATATTGCTGCGACTACGGTGCGGAGACCATGCGTCGCGGGCTAACCATGGCGGACGACGAAAAGCGCCTGAAAGCTCGCGATCTTTTGTTCGAGCGGATCAAGAGCTTTGACCGGTCTCTTGCGCCTTCGGACCTTCCTTGGCTGAACCGTGAGCACAACGGCGTTTCCTGACCCAGACAATCCCTAAACTCACTCGATAACTGTAGAGAAAGGTATCAACTCATGAAAATCGGTATTCTCGGAACAGGCCACATCGGCGCGTCGCCATGCGCAAACCACCCTGATTAGCGCCGCCACAAACTCCGTTCCAAACCCAAGCAATTATTGAACGTTTCTGGCAATGTTGAGAAATCAGCCATTCGCTGCAAACGCAAACGCAAACTCAGGTGCAGGTGATGGGCGAACTCACAGTGTGCGGGACAAAGCTGCCTTGCCCGCGACGAACCTGGGCGATCCACTTAGGCTCCTTCGCTTGTCATGCCGAGCAGCCAGTCCCGGACGTGCAATGAGGCATCAGACGCGCCTTGTCGGGGCGTCAGGAGATAGAAGTCAAGTCCACCTTCGAGAGTGCTGTCGAGCGGTTGCACAAGGTGCCCAGCCTTCAGGTCCCGCTGAACGAGGAAACGGCTTGCCAGCGCAATACCCTGCCCAGCCAAGGCCGCGTCGAGAGTCAGTGTCGTTTGGTTGAATCGAAGACCGCGCGACAGGTCTACTTCACCCCCGAAGGCCACTTCGATGAACTTCGGCCAAAGATCGTGTGTGTCGTGTAGGAGCGCCATGGACGAAAGAGCCGCCGTATCGAGCGGGCGACCCTGTGCCGCAACCAGATGTGGCGCGCAGACAGCGACAACCTCCTGCGGGAACAGAAGGTCGGCGCGCAAGCTCGCCCCGAACGGCGGTCGCCCCTGTCGGACCGCCAGGTCGATCCCGTCAGCGTGGAAGCTCGAGACGCGTTCGGTGGCGGTGATGCGGAGATCAATGTCGGGATAGGCTTGGGTGAACTCCGCGAGCCTTGGAATGAGCCATTTCGACGCAAAGGTGGGTGTCACGCTGATTGTCACACGCGACGGTGCTGACCGAAGCGCTGCGGTCGCCTCCCGGAGCTGGGAGAAAGCACGCAAGACCGCCGCGTGGTAGGCACGCCCCTCGTCGGTAAATGCCAGGCCGCGCGGCTCCCTCAAGAACAGGCGGAGCCCGAGATGTTCCTCGAGTCCGCGCACGTGCTGGGCCACCGCGCTCTGGGTCACGCCTAGATCGTCGGCCGCCGCGCGGAAGCTCAGATGTCTGCCCGCCGCTGCGAATGCCCGGAGGCCGTTAAGGGGCGGCAAGCCGTTTTCGTTCGACACGATAGATTTCCTACACTCATGAAACAGCCCATCTGGCTGGTCAGGGCACCCTATACCCCTTACTTGCTGGGAAACAGATGCAACCGGACTCTACGGCCAGTAAGGAGAATAGGACCATGGCAACAGAAAAAGTAGCACTCATCACGGCAGGCGGCAGCGGTATGGGAGCTGCTGCTGCGAAACGCCTGGCCTCCGACGGCTTCAAGGTCGGCGTCCTGTCTTCATCCGGAAAGGGGAAGGCACTTGCCGAAGATCTTGGCGGCTTCGGCGTCACCGGATCGAACCAGTCGGTCGAGGATCTTGCCCGCCTTGTCGACAGCGCGATGGACCGCTGGGGCCGCGTTGACGTCTTGGTGAACTCGGCCGGGCATGGACCCAAGGGCGAGATCCTCGAGATCACCGATGACGAGTGGCATGCGGCACTTGATGTCTACCTCCTGAACGTGATCCGTCCCACCCGTCTTGTAACGCCGATCATGGCGGCGCAGGGCGGCGGCGCGATCATCAACATTTCGACCTTCGCCGCCTTCGAGCCCGACCCGCTCTTTCCAACTTCGGGCATCTTTCGTGCCGGCCTCGCCGGTTTCGGGAAGCTATACGCGGACAAGTATGCCGCTCAGAACATCCGCATGAACAACGTTCTGCCGGGTTTCATTGATAGCCTGCCGGAGACCGAGGACCGCCGCGCGCGCATCCCAATGGGCCGCTACGGCAAAGGAGAAGAGGTCTCCTCGCTCATCGGCTGGCTCGCTGCGGAAGGCGGCAGCTATGTCACCGGGCAGAACTGGCGGATCGACGGAGGACTGACCCGTGGCGTCTGAGGCAACCAACATCAGCGAGCACAGCCAGACGGCGTTTATCATGAAGTGGGTGGCCTCGATCATCCAGATCGTCGGCTGCGCCGGAACCGGTTTCGGCTGGACGCCCTGAAATCTCTATCTGTTTCTCGTCGGCGTTCTGGGCTGGCTGATCGTCGGCGTGCTCTGGAAAGACAAGGCGATCAGCCCTTGGCACAAATCTGCGATAGCTGACCTTCACCGCGCGGGTCGCGAACTGGTAAGATGCGGGACGAAGTTGCCGTTGGTCCATCTGCTTCGATTGTCAGGTTTCGTTGCATCGGACCAAAGTTTTGTATATTCGGTTTTCACGGTCGGCAGACACCGAGGCGTCGCTGCTCCAATCGGGGTGCTAAACCTGCTACTATATCGAAGAAAACGACATCGCATTCACCAAGGCGTCGTTTCGTTAAGCCAGTGACCGACGAAGCATCAGAGCGCCTGAATTGGATGTATGATGACCAAAATACCTGTACCGCTTCACGTCACTGACGTGACAGTTTTCTCCCGCGCGCTTTCAAAGCAGCTTGGAGACACCAGCCCCGCCCATCTCGTGCTATTGAACATGGTCGCTAGGGCTGCGGGGTTCCAGAACCTGCAGCACATGCGTGCTGCGACCGCAGCTCGGAACCGCATTGGAAACCGAGAGTCCGAGTCCACCCCCGACGCCCGCTCTGTTGAACGCACGTTGAACCAGTTCGATGCGCTCGGGCGATTACAGCAATGGCCCTCCCGGCGGAGTGTTCAGACATTGGCACTTTGGGCGCTTTGGGCGACGTTCCCGGCGGAAAAGGTGCTTAGCGAGAAGGTCGTGAATGCGCATCTGGTCACCGAACACACATTTAAGGATGTGGCGACCCTACGGCGGACGATGATCTCTTGCGGGTTGATGACCAGAAATCGGGACGGATCAGACTATCGCCGGGTGGAGCAGAAGCCGCCCGCAGAGGCAAAAGCCGTCATCCGCAACCTGAGTGCCCGGCGGCGGGCGCGGTATGCAAGTGAAGGGGAGGCTCAAATTGCATAAGGGGTCATGTCTGTGCAAAGCCGTCCAGATATCCGTTCAGGGCGACCTTCCTCAACCAAATGCCTGCCACTGCACCGCCTGCCGTAAGCAAAGCGGTCACTTCGGAGCCACAGTCGATGTGCCGCGCTCTGCGGTATCCGTCACGGGGCATAAATATGTCCAGTGGTACCGCTCCTCAGAAAAGGTGCGGCGAGGGTTCTGTTCGATTTGCGGATCAGCGTTGTTTTGGGACCCCAGCCATCGTGATTGGACCGCTGTCGCCATGGGCGTGTTCGACGGCAAAGCCGATACCAGTCTATCCTTGCACATTTTTGTGGCTGAGAAAGGCGACTACTACAGAATCACCGACGGGCTTCCGCATAACGAGTATTAGGGTCGACGCCGGCGCATTGCAGGCGTTCGTGCATGGGCATGCATCGGTTACCTTGGGCTCAACAGGTGCCGTGCGGAGGTGTGGCACCCGGTTTTGACCCGGACCGGCCTTCGGCGCCGCTTCGGTTGACCGCTGTCAACCCGAAGCGGACCCACAGCCCTTGGCACAAATCTGCGATAGCTGACCTTCACTGCGCGGGTCGCGAACTGGTAAGATGCGGGACGGAGCTGCCGATCAGCCAGTTACGCGCATCTACCTTGCAACGCCGCAGCCGGCCCCATCTTCTCACAAGTCTGCACCGGCAAAGCCAGATGCGGAAACGGACCCGCACAGATCGTTCCATTCGCAACCGCCACAGGCTGACCGGATGCGGCTGGTCGCAAACGCGCGGCGCAGATTGCGAATACGTGTTCCATCGAGTGTCAGGCGCGTGCCAGGTTCAATCGTTAGCGCCAGCAGCACGCTGGTGTCATGCGCCGCAGCCCGGTCGCGCGTGGTCACGCTGTCGCGATGGCAATGCGGCTCTGGTCCCTTGAGAAGCGGCGCGCAGATGTCGTCGGGACCGCCAGTGATCTCGATTGTTTCTCCATCAGTCAGGCGCCCAATGATCGCATTCATATTGTCGGTGAAGGCAGGGCTATAGCCTCTGCCGACATAGGTGAGAATACAAAGCAGATGATGCGGACGAAGCCGGACTGTCATACGTCCGTGCGCTTCAGCCTGCCTGACACTACTTTGAGGACCATTGCCCCTAGTGCCGATTTCAGAACAGCGCCGATGAGGAATGGAACGACGCCCGCCATGATTGCCTGTTCGACCCCGATAAGGACAGACAGCCACGCTGCGCCTAGGACAAGGCATAATGCATTGCTGATCAGCATGCCGATGAAGGCCAGTCCGAGGCGCTGCCCGTTCCATCCGCGTTCCGCCAGCCAGCCCATGGCCATACCCGCAATCGGAAATGCAACGAGATAGCCGCCAGTCGGTCCGACGAAATGGTGCGCGCCTGCTGCGCCACCAGCCAGAACCGGCAAGCCCAACGCGCCTTCGGCCAGCCACGCAACGATCGTGATGCCGCCCAGCCGCCAGCCGTAGAGCGCGCCGACCAAAGCGACAGCAAAGGTCTGCATCGTCACTGGAACGGGAAACATCGGCACCGTGATATACGAAGACAGCGCCAAAAACAGCGTCCCGACGAACACTGCCCTGACCTGCCAGGCCAGTGAACGGCGTTTCAGGGGCAGATGGCTGGTCGGCGCTTCTACGGTGCCTGTGTTTGCGGTCGTCATGCGTGTCTCCTCACGAATCATAGATAATATTAGTGTCTTATCGCTAATAATGACATCAGACTGTCGCACAATTCAAGAAAACCTTGCAGGCTTGGTCTGCAAGGTCTCGGAAAGTTGGTCTATGAGCAGGTCAGGTAGCGGCAGGTGCTCGGCTATCAGCTATGGTGAACGGGGATCTTTCGCTTGGGCATTTGTCCGATCCACGTCACATGGCGGGCGAGAATGGTTGCTGCTGCATCGACATCGTTTGTACGAAGCGCCGCAAGGATAGCCCGATGATCGCGGTCTGTCGGCGTTTCCCATTCTGCGCGCCAGTCGGAAAAGAGAAAGCGGGCGCTTGCGATATGCAGATCGTCAATCGTGCGTAGCAGTCGGGGCATCTCGCAGGGTGTCAGAAGCAACCTGTGGAACCTGCGGTTCGCCTCTTCCCAAGCTTGAACGTCCCCCGCATGATCACCTGCCCGGGTGGCGTCTTCTGCTTCGTCCAATATGGATTTGCTCAGGTTTGGCACAGCGTTGCGTAGTGCCAGAACCTCAAGAGAGGCGCGCATCTCTGCGACCTCGCGCACCTCTGCGATGGTGAACGTCGAAACCCGGACACCTCTGCGTGGCTCGCTTTCGACCAATCCTTGCGATTCTAGCCTGCGGAAAGCTTCGCGTACCGGCACATGGCTGGCGCCGAATTCTTCGGCGATGTGATCCTGTCGCAGTGGTGACCCGGGCACAATCTGGCCCGAGATGATGCGACTGGCCAGTTCACGACTGATCCGAGCTGAAAGAGGTTCTGATTTCGTGGTCAACATGAATTATAGATAACTCACGCTGCGCCTGGCGTCGAGAGGGCCTCTTCAGGTCGTTCTTTGCGCGCTGTAAGAATAGCCGATTCAACACCGGTGCGCGGGGTGAGACAAGTGGAAGGCAGATCTTCGTGGAATTTCTCGGTACGAGAAATTATCTCTGACCTAGGGATCGGCGTCGAAAGCAGCTTTTCGCTGTGCCATGAGCGAGTGTCGGCAGTGTTGACAAAGCGGGCATTGGCTGCGCCACTTTAGTAGGATAGATTTTCAAATAACGCTGAGTGGAAGGTTTCTCCATGTCTATGAACAACCTAGTCGACAGCTATCGGGCAAATGCTGAACTGCACGGCAAATTCTCATTGGTAGGCGACGCAAGAAAAACCAATCATGCGTATGATGAACTGCTGAAGATCCTGAAGGCTTTGATTTCCACACGAACTGATAGACTGTTGTTTTCCCTATATGAAGATAACGACCTATTCGTCCAACTTTGGGCTGCTGCGCATACTCTGGAACTTGAAGAGCGCCGCGCGATAGATAAGTTACAAGAGATTGCAGAACTAGAACTGGATGCGCCACTTGTAAGCATGTGTGCCAGATACACCATCAAGGGCTGGAACGAAGGTGAGCTGCGGGTTCGACGGTCGGATCAATAGCGGCTCACTCACATTGTAGCTACCCGTCAATTTGGGATCGAAGCCGTCATCTGACACTTTTTGTAAGGCTTAGTGAACTTCCAACTAACATGAACGGCGGCAGTGCGGGGACAAAGCTGCCGCTCGCTGTGGTTGGATGAATGGTCGCTTAGCAAAGATTGTTCCTTGCGACAGCCCAGCTCGGGAGTGTGATCTCCCAGACGTCTTCGTCTTTTTTCCCGCCGTGATATGAACCTATACTCTTGCCGATGATACGTGCGCCCGTTTTCTCTTTAACCGCTTTGGATGCCGCATTCGTGCAGAGGCTTCTCACCAACAAGTGCGGCTTATCGAGTTCAAAGAACACAAAATCCTGCGTTTTCGAAACCGCATCCGTCATTATTCCTTTCCCCCAGTGAGCCTCGGACAGCCAGAATCCTCTGTTTTCTTTCTCATCGTCAAAAAACCGGTACTCGATTGTTCCAACAAGCTCTTTAGGGTGCTGCTTTTGAAAAACACCCCAGAAGTAAATCTCCTTTTCGACGGAGTCTTTCAGGCGTCGCTCAATGTACGAGCGTGCGCCGTCCGCCGGATAGGGCCAAGGAATGCCCCCGATACTCTTCACGACATTCCAGTTTGCAAAATGCTTCTGCATCGCTGGCGTGTCTGCCAAAGAGAAGGGGCGGAGGGAGATGCCTTTGATGTCCAAGGTAGGTGTTTGCATGCCCGAAACTCTGACATCCAAAATATCTCATCAGCGCTTGGGCTGCCAAATTTGGATCACAATATGCTAGGGTGATCCACCGAGACCGCCCAAAGTGGCGGACAAATGGCACCTGGACGAAGTTGCCCTTGCAATGAACGGGCAGAAGTATTGGCTGTGGCGCGCTGTTGATAGCAATGGCGATGTGCTGGACACCCTCGTTATTCTCGGCGCAATAAACAGGCCGAAAATCGGTTCTTTTCGCAAATTGTTCAAGGCGTTTGGCCAACCACGAGTTGTTGTCACGGACAAACTCCGGAGCTACGGGGGCGCCCTGAAAAACCTCGCTCCGGGAATAGAGCACTGCAGCCACAAGGGCATCAACAATTGATCCGAAGGATCACACAGGCCGACCCGACGGCGAGAAAAGATCAAGGGAA encodes:
- a CDS encoding tannase/feruloyl esterase family alpha/beta hydrolase, which translates into the protein MEHALKTRNAKSAAFADSPKETRRRSSGILALATASIALLASLGIAEAQQSETSGAASCDDGLMASIAEMPDTEALLVKSFRQGEQLLLDPGGASGAEVVEGGSNATIPVAGTDLCLVKLLVGPGNPGPEGAPSTSAGIGIEVLLPTPVSWNKRIRAYGNSGWSGTPQTSLSVIASDDLHAAAAAQGFVVATSDNGHVGSVIDPSFAMNPDGSISSVGWQDFSERSLHELAEKTKALTRLYYGRPHEYAYWDGFSTGGRQGLKLAQAYPEDFDGILVGSPAINWTRYHTANLYAQIAMLEDLGQLISPEKLSTATEAAIAACGGAELGFLIDPLACSYDVTEDDNLICADGGNGSEGGAETCLTPAEAGVINKIWYGQTADGGAPDPQTDHGAELTLSDDRLWFGWTRDTNLATTSAGGAPGLVLAADQTALSLQDPTLGSEFFKNEIGDGENLWRETLGYAGLANAQAEGVRLQSEFSHINTNDPDLAEFAAAGGKMVMYQGLADEYIPAQGAIHYYEQVMAEMGGAETVQPFFRFYLIPGFTHSGRSEGGPAVPVPQPASGRDEMFSALQIWVEQGDAPERLELVSADETMTLPTCVYPNKITYRSNSPSTSADSYYCK
- a CDS encoding winged helix-turn-helix transcriptional regulator, translated to MERDWRCEDPKQQLVWAAASSETLRVLEGKWKIVIIVQLFAAKAPLRFSELERRVEGVNQKMLIQQLKDLEKDGIVTRKVYPEVPPKVEYALSDMGLALGPAIEALVDWAFLRSEMRGEPVSGS
- a CDS encoding NtaA/DmoA family FMN-dependent monooxygenase (This protein belongs to a clade of FMN-dependent monooxygenases, within a broader family of flavin-dependent oxidoreductases, the luciferase-like monooxygenase (LMM) family, some of whose members use coenzyme F420 rather than FMN.) is translated as MKQRQIIIGMHLGNGYGSQPGAWRMPGVDPKSYVSFDAKVRQAKAAERGKFQFLFLPDGPSQMVDIDNEAPNFNLDVMLTLAAIARETSRIGLIATGSTTFSEPYNLARQFKALDIMSHGRAGWNAVTSSGEDVAANYGQRIPSSADRYGRADEMVRLVQALWGSWGQDAWVHDQATGQFAKGDDVVPINLGGKYVASRGPLYIPPSEQGQPVVVHAGGSPNAHALAGRYASVAIGASFTIEDARAQRAAFRAGAERAGRDPDEIKYFPGLMTTIAKDRRTALDRRIAMTGRTFPQRTAYLQQMLGVRLDPARLDDPISPDQLAAARPSPHDPRSAHALKIARQGWSLRDVLAHGVIDYHPVIAGPAVEAADHMQEWFEAEAADGFWISPDIYEDGVDAFVDGVVPILQERGLFHTDYESATLRGHLGAPAQYGPDPRVMD
- a CDS encoding NADPH-dependent F420 reductase; its protein translation is MKIGIIGIGNIGGTLARKLRAAGHEVRVANSRGADAVRDFAAEIDAVAADVRGAVKTANAIILSIPLPALSELPADLFDSVPADVPIIDTSNYYPGMRDPQIPELDEGKVESIWVSEQIGRPVIKAFNNILAESLANKGCKEGARERLAVGVAGDDADAKRIAMEIVNAVGFDPVDTGSLADSWRHQPGTPGYCCDYGAETMRRGLTMADDEKRLKARDLLFERIKSFDRSLAPSDLPWLNREHNGVS
- a CDS encoding LysR substrate-binding domain-containing protein; the encoded protein is MSNENGLPPLNGLRAFAAAGRHLSFRAAADDLGVTQSAVAQHVRGLEEHLGLRLFLREPRGLAFTDEGRAYHAAVLRAFSQLREATAALRSAPSRVTISVTPTFASKWLIPRLAEFTQAYPDIDLRITATERVSSFHADGIDLAVRQGRPPFGASLRADLLFPQEVVAVCAPHLVAAQGRPLDTAALSSMALLHDTHDLWPKFIEVAFGGEVDLSRGLRFNQTTLTLDAALAGQGIALASRFLVQRDLKAGHLVQPLDSTLEGGLDFYLLTPRQGASDASLHVRDWLLGMTSEGA
- a CDS encoding SDR family oxidoreductase; protein product: MATEKVALITAGGSGMGAAAAKRLASDGFKVGVLSSSGKGKALAEDLGGFGVTGSNQSVEDLARLVDSAMDRWGRVDVLVNSAGHGPKGEILEITDDEWHAALDVYLLNVIRPTRLVTPIMAAQGGGAIINISTFAAFEPDPLFPTSGIFRAGLAGFGKLYADKYAAQNIRMNNVLPGFIDSLPETEDRRARIPMGRYGKGEEVSSLIGWLAAEGGSYVTGQNWRIDGGLTRGV
- a CDS encoding DUF2087 domain-containing protein, encoding MTKIPVPLHVTDVTVFSRALSKQLGDTSPAHLVLLNMVARAAGFQNLQHMRAATAARNRIGNRESESTPDARSVERTLNQFDALGRLQQWPSRRSVQTLALWALWATFPAEKVLSEKVVNAHLVTEHTFKDVATLRRTMISCGLMTRNRDGSDYRRVEQKPPAEAKAVIRNLSARRRARYASEGEAQIA
- a CDS encoding GFA family protein yields the protein MQVKGRLKLHKGSCLCKAVQISVQGDLPQPNACHCTACRKQSGHFGATVDVPRSAVSVTGHKYVQWYRSSEKVRRGFCSICGSALFWDPSHRDWTAVAMGVFDGKADTSLSLHIFVAEKGDYYRITDGLPHNEY
- a CDS encoding DUF1284 domain-containing protein: MTVRLRPHHLLCILTYVGRGYSPAFTDNMNAIIGRLTDGETIEITGGPDDICAPLLKGPEPHCHRDSVTTRDRAAAHDTSVLLALTIEPGTRLTLDGTRIRNLRRAFATSRIRSACGGCEWNDLCGSVSASGFAGADL
- a CDS encoding biotin transporter BioY, with protein sequence MTTANTGTVEAPTSHLPLKRRSLAWQVRAVFVGTLFLALSSYITVPMFPVPVTMQTFAVALVGALYGWRLGGITIVAWLAEGALGLPVLAGGAAGAHHFVGPTGGYLVAFPIAGMAMGWLAERGWNGQRLGLAFIGMLISNALCLVLGAAWLSVLIGVEQAIMAGVVPFLIGAVLKSALGAMVLKVVSGRLKRTDV
- a CDS encoding GntR family transcriptional regulator — translated: MLTTKSEPLSARISRELASRIISGQIVPGSPLRQDHIAEEFGASHVPVREAFRRLESQGLVESEPRRGVRVSTFTIAEVREVAEMRASLEVLALRNAVPNLSKSILDEAEDATRAGDHAGDVQAWEEANRRFHRLLLTPCEMPRLLRTIDDLHIASARFLFSDWRAEWETPTDRDHRAILAALRTNDVDAAATILARHVTWIGQMPKRKIPVHHS
- a CDS encoding DUF2019 domain-containing protein — protein: MSMNNLVDSYRANAELHGKFSLVGDARKTNHAYDELLKILKALISTRTDRLLFSLYEDNDLFVQLWAAAHTLELEERRAIDKLQEIAELELDAPLVSMCARYTIKGWNEGELRVRRSDQ